The genomic interval GCGGCGTGAAGCCGCGGCGTTCAACCCAATTGAAGAACCGCTGCGACTTTGGAAATCTTCGCTCTAGTTTCCCTTTCACATTGCGTCCGAGCTTTCGACTGATCCAAAATACGCAGAAGGCACCAGCGCTTACACCGATCCATGAAAAAAGAAATCCAAAGCCGAGGCCGTAAATGTTGGCATTAGCCGCAATGATAAGAATTAATGGGAGGAAAGGGAGAAACGATTCAAGCATGGGAAGCAAAATGCCGGGAAAAGGCCCCCATTGCGAATAGCTTTCCAATGTCCATTGGATTGAATCGAGATCCAAGTGTTTTAAGTATTCAAGCCAGTTGCGCCAATCATCCATAGATCTAACCCCGTTCTACTTGTTTGTAGCTTTTTCATTTGTAGCGATTGCCGGAAATGGGAACCATAAATAAAATAAACCAATCAATCCAAAGAGGATTGCGCTTGTCCAAAAAACGGATGCTTCTCCGTTCCAAGCAGCGATTAAGCCGCCAGCAGCTGGACCGATCAT from Paenibacillus sp. FSL K6-3182 carries:
- a CDS encoding TVP38/TMEM64 family protein, with product MDDWRNWLEYLKHLDLDSIQWTLESYSQWGPFPGILLPMLESFLPFLPLILIIAANANIYGLGFGFLFSWIGVSAGAFCVFWISRKLGRNVKGKLERRFPKSQRFFNWVERRGFTPLFLLACFPFTPSVVITVVSGLSKVPFPTFMLATLLGKAVMIFCISLISFDIGNLVNEPWRIFVSITAVLVMWFGGKRLESRYQLNG